A single Pseudochaenichthys georgianus chromosome 10, fPseGeo1.2, whole genome shotgun sequence DNA region contains:
- the tmem265 gene encoding LOW QUALITY PROTEIN: transmembrane protein 121 (The sequence of the model RefSeq protein was modified relative to this genomic sequence to represent the inferred CDS: inserted 1 base in 1 codon) yields the protein MVPTPQVCVSTLVTVSTMAVVDLYLLEQSMLGARGSPGPSVWQCAVVLLGDLGFLLALRFVSAGVMSEARSPRRGFANALWFLFLSLLQLKLFFICHNYRQERRPPDPLARKTLTLLLSICLPSLFLILTGADHMTPQRRKQEVRSRLLWVVVDLLDVLDLQAGLWEAQGGAAGSGGVIEQKLPIWAEGLVFFYCYTLLLLLPCVALTELGATGLPGQRGPRKEALYPWLSLVTINIFTLALRGTGMLWYRDPRVSTVFLGKNLLALAVKLSSAWEKHKQERGAARAGXVAGAEPGDPTLPSQGSEQGEDPAQGKAPPSHYHTLSRSQSHNLSHASLEPAETPLGPSFISHEL from the exons ATGGTGCCCACGCCCCAGGTGTGCGTATCAACCCTGGTCACAGTGAGCACGATGGCAGTGGTGGACCTCTACCTGCTGGAGCAGAGCATGCTGGGAGCTCGTGGTTCTCCAGGGCCGAGTGTGTGGCAGTGTGCCGTGGTGTTGCTAGGCGATCTGGGCTtcctgctcgcgctgcgcttCGTGTCGGCCGGCGTGATGTCGGAGGCGAGGTCGCCACGCCGCGGCTTTGCCAACGCGCTCTGGTTCCTCTTCCTGTCGCTGCTGCAGCTCAAGCTCTTCTTCATCTGCCATAACTACAGGCAGGAGCGCCGCCCCCCCGACCCGCTGGCCAGGAAGACGCTGACGCTGCTGCTGTCCATCTGCCTGCCCTCGCTGTTCCTCATCCTGACGGGGGCCGACCACATGACCCCGCAGCGCAGGAAGCAGGAGGTGCGGAGCAGGCTCCTCTGGGTGGTGGTGGACCTGCTAGATGTGTTGGACCTGCAGGCCGGGCTGTGGGAGGCCCAAGGGGGGGCGGCGGGGTCGGGGGGGGTCATCGAGCAGAAGCTGCCCATCTGGGCCGAGGGCCTGGTCTTCTTCTACTGCTACaccctcctgctgctgctgccctgTGTGGCCCTCACCGAGCTGGGGGCCACGGGCCTGCCGGGACAGAGGGGGCCCCGTAAGGAGGCTCTGTACCCGTGGCTCAGCTTGGTCACCATCAACATCTTCACCCTGGCCCTGAGGGGCACCGGCATGCTGTGGTACCGGGACCCCCGCGTGTCCACCGTGTTCCTGGGGAAGAACCTGCTGGCTCTGGCTGTGAAGCTGAGCTCCGCCTGGGAGAAACACAAGCAGGAGCGCGGAGCTGCCAGGGCGG CCGTGGCCGGAGCAGAACCAGGAGACCCCACCCTGCCGAGCCAGGGCTCAGAGCAGGGAGAGGACCCGGCACAGGGGAAAGCCCCCCCCTCTCATTATCACACACTGTCTCGCTCCCAAAGCCACAATCTCTCTCATGCCAGCCTGGAGCCCGCAGAGACGCCCTTAGGACCCTCTTTCATCTCCCATGAACTCTAG